A window of Gemmatimonadota bacterium contains these coding sequences:
- a CDS encoding NAD(P)-dependent oxidoreductase gives GEATDIIITIVTADPEVREVILGDQGVLAGASEGDLIVDMSTISPLTIQGVAEQAAEKGVRVMDAPVSGGDIGAINGTLTIIAGGAKADFDRCQGIFDAMGNSENIFHVGDVGVGQTVKIVNQLLGGITMAAIAEGLTLGVKAGADPEVMRRVISVSSGDSSAFQARVADFVFKDEYAPGFMLDLMKKDIGIGVEMGRAMNVPVPLGAVAYQMYAAASSLGAGALDFSAVTKTIETLSGIKISDRSATRDLKTGQGARS, from the coding sequence GGGCGAGGCAACGGATATTATTATTACGATTGTAACGGCTGATCCCGAGGTGCGCGAGGTCATCCTGGGCGATCAGGGGGTTTTGGCCGGGGCGTCAGAGGGCGACCTCATTGTAGATATGAGTACGATTTCGCCGCTGACGATTCAGGGTGTGGCAGAACAGGCAGCGGAAAAAGGGGTTCGCGTAATGGATGCGCCGGTAAGTGGTGGCGATATTGGGGCGATTAACGGCACGCTGACTATTATTGCGGGCGGGGCAAAGGCCGATTTTGATCGCTGTCAGGGGATTTTTGACGCGATGGGCAATAGCGAGAATATTTTTCATGTGGGTGATGTTGGCGTGGGGCAAACGGTTAAAATTGTCAATCAGTTGCTCGGCGGTATTACGATGGCGGCGATTGCAGAGGGGCTTACATTGGGCGTTAAAGCGGGTGCTGATCCCGAGGTGATGCGGCGGGTGATTAGCGTGAGTTCGGGCGATTCGTCGGCTTTTCAGGCGCGTGTTGCAGATTTTGTGTTCAAGGACGAGTATGCGCCGGGGTTTATGCTCGATCTGATGAAGAAGGATATCGGTATCGGTGTGGAGATGGGACGCGCAATGAATGTGCCCGTGCCGCTGGGGGCGGTGGCTTATCAGATGTATGCGGCTGCGAGCAGTCTGGGCGCTGGCGCACTCGATTTTTCAGCCGTGACAAAGACTATTGAGACTCTGTCCGGTATTAAGATCAGCGACAGATCAGCGACGCGTGATTTAAAGACTGGACAGGGGGCGCGGTCTTAA
- a CDS encoding xanthine dehydrogenase family protein molybdopterin-binding subunit: protein MAIPQEDYLGITDYKVVGTRPVRHDGADKVTGRAIYGTDLNLPDMLHARVLRSPHAHARIKSIDTSKAEALEGVRAVVTGQDLALNAEEQLADLGEEVVRVKDMCAAVLAREKVLYQGYPVAAVAATNVHIAEEALDLMEVEYEVLPHVLDVREAMKDDAPLVHEDQRTNSMGERSENFSNVASHFRTELGDIEQGFAESDVIVEREFLTDMVHQGYIEPQNATVLWNADGVVTIWCSNQGAFGVRDQTARILGIPVSQIKVVPLEIGGGFGGKIKAYLEPIAALLSRKTGHPVKMIMSRTEVLQATGPTSGSWIRVKMGATNDGKLVAAESELVYEAGAFSGSPVGAGARNMLAPYVIPHVLVDGYDVVNNKPSSSAYRAPGTTNAAFAVETVVDELAEKLGVDPLEFRLSNSAKEGTRRADGPVNKRIGHEECVRAAVSSDHYQTALNGKYRGRGVASGFWGNGGGVSSAAASVNDDGTINLVEGSTDIGGTRTSVAMQMAEVLGISEQEIRPQVGDTDSIGYTGVTGGSRTTFATGWAAYKCAQDIKEQMMARAAILWEISEDDVEFDQAVFRSKSDPSKSITFKDLAAKLDSTGGPVMGRATAKPTGVGGAYAVAIVDVEVDPDTGKVDILRASLFQDAGKAIYPPYVEGQMQGGVAQAIGWALNEEYVYDEDGILRNSSLLDYRMPTCLDLPMIDAHIVEVPNPGHPYGVRGVGEVPIVPPTAAVANAIYDAIGLRLTELPMSPPRVLEAWWDKNGGNGSA, encoded by the coding sequence ATGGCGATTCCACAGGAAGATTATTTGGGTATTACGGATTACAAGGTCGTGGGGACGCGGCCCGTGCGGCACGATGGCGCGGATAAGGTGACGGGCAGGGCGATTTACGGTACGGATCTCAATTTGCCCGATATGTTGCATGCCAGAGTTTTGCGAAGTCCGCATGCGCACGCTCGGATTAAGTCGATTGATACGAGCAAAGCAGAAGCACTTGAAGGCGTGCGCGCGGTTGTTACCGGACAGGATTTGGCACTCAATGCCGAGGAGCAGTTGGCCGATTTGGGCGAAGAGGTGGTGCGGGTTAAGGATATGTGTGCGGCAGTACTGGCACGTGAAAAGGTGCTCTATCAGGGGTATCCCGTGGCGGCGGTGGCAGCGACCAATGTCCATATTGCCGAAGAAGCACTGGATTTGATGGAAGTCGAATACGAGGTGTTGCCCCATGTGCTGGATGTGCGGGAGGCGATGAAGGACGATGCGCCTCTGGTACATGAAGATCAGAGAACCAATTCGATGGGCGAGAGGAGCGAGAATTTCAGCAATGTGGCGTCGCATTTTCGCACGGAATTGGGCGATATCGAACAGGGATTTGCCGAATCGGATGTGATCGTGGAGCGCGAGTTTCTCACGGATATGGTGCATCAGGGCTATATCGAACCGCAAAATGCTACGGTGTTGTGGAATGCCGATGGGGTGGTGACGATCTGGTGCAGCAATCAGGGTGCGTTTGGCGTGCGGGATCAGACTGCGAGAATTTTGGGCATTCCCGTGTCGCAAATTAAGGTTGTGCCCCTGGAGATTGGCGGGGGATTTGGCGGGAAGATCAAAGCGTATTTGGAACCGATTGCCGCGCTGTTGTCGAGAAAGACCGGGCATCCGGTGAAAATGATTATGAGCCGCACTGAGGTTTTGCAGGCGACTGGCCCGACATCGGGGTCGTGGATTCGGGTGAAGATGGGTGCGACCAATGACGGCAAGCTCGTCGCTGCTGAGAGTGAACTGGTCTATGAGGCGGGGGCTTTTTCCGGCAGTCCCGTGGGCGCGGGCGCGCGCAATATGCTGGCGCCTTATGTGATTCCGCATGTTCTGGTGGATGGTTATGATGTGGTGAACAACAAGCCCTCCTCTTCGGCTTATCGCGCGCCGGGCACGACGAATGCGGCTTTTGCCGTTGAAACCGTGGTGGATGAACTCGCCGAGAAATTGGGCGTTGATCCGCTGGAATTTCGGTTGAGCAATTCTGCAAAAGAAGGTACGCGTCGCGCAGATGGGCCCGTGAATAAGCGCATTGGGCACGAGGAATGCGTTCGCGCTGCGGTATCTTCTGACCACTATCAGACAGCACTCAATGGAAAATATCGCGGTCGCGGTGTGGCGTCTGGTTTTTGGGGTAATGGGGGCGGTGTTTCGAGTGCGGCTGCGAGCGTGAATGACGATGGTACGATCAATCTGGTGGAAGGTTCGACAGATATTGGGGGTACGCGCACGTCGGTTGCGATGCAGATGGCCGAAGTGCTGGGTATTTCAGAGCAGGAGATTCGTCCACAGGTGGGCGATACGGATTCGATTGGTTATACGGGTGTGACGGGTGGTTCGCGCACGACATTTGCGACGGGTTGGGCGGCTTATAAATGCGCGCAGGATATCAAAGAGCAGATGATGGCGCGTGCGGCGATTCTGTGGGAGATTTCTGAGGATGATGTCGAGTTCGATCAGGCTGTGTTCCGCTCGAAGTCCGATCCATCGAAGTCGATTACGTTTAAGGATTTGGCGGCCAAACTCGATTCAACGGGCGGACCGGTGATGGGACGCGCCACGGCAAAACCCACGGGTGTTGGGGGTGCTTATGCGGTGGCGATTGTGGATGTGGAGGTAGATCCCGATACGGGTAAGGTCGATATTTTGCGTGCGTCGCTTTTCCAGGATGCGGGGAAAGCCATATACCCGCCTTATGTGGAGGGGCAGATGCAGGGCGGCGTGGCACAGGCGATTGGTTGGGCGCTCAATGAAGAGTATGTGTACGACGAAGATGGTATTTTGAGGAATAGCAGCTTGCTGGATTATCGGATGCCGACGTGTTTGGATTTGCCGATGATTGATGCGCATATTGTCGAGGTTCCCAATCCGGGGCATCCCTATGGTGTGCGCGGGGTGGGAGAGGTGCCGATTGTGCCGCCCACGGCAGCGGTTGCCAATGCGATTTACGATGCGATTGGCCTGCGTCTGACTGAGTTGCCCATGTCGCCCCCGCGCGTGTTGGAAGCCTGGTGGGATAAAAATGGTGGAAACGGCTCGGCCTGA
- a CDS encoding MoaD/ThiS family protein, which produces MPEVWIPSLMRKLTDGQEKVVVGGNTLREVIENLDAQFPGIKDRVVYEDYRIAPGLAVAIDGVVTEEGLRTQIPPDSEVHFVTSIAGG; this is translated from the coding sequence ATGCCTGAAGTGTGGATTCCCTCGCTGATGCGAAAATTGACCGATGGTCAGGAGAAGGTAGTTGTTGGTGGCAATACCTTGCGAGAGGTGATCGAAAATCTGGATGCACAATTTCCCGGTATTAAAGATCGGGTGGTGTATGAAGATTATCGGATTGCACCGGGACTGGCTGTTGCGATTGATGGCGTTGTCACCGAAGAGGGTTTGCGGACACAAATACCCCCCGATAGCGAGGTTCATTTCGTGACGTCGATTGCGGGTGGGTAG
- a CDS encoding M20/M25/M40 family metallo-hydrolase: MDPVQLTREFVSFNSTSYLSNVDCSNAMAERMSEAGLTVERIPYTDPNGVPKLNLVGKKGNGTGGLAMMGHNDVVPAEGWAWDPFEVIEKGSRIYGRGVADMKGSVACMIATASHFSIDELKHPIYVVVTGDEEINCGGADVVAQKSEVLKESNVRYGIIGEPTLLDVVHAHKGSVKISVTATGKATHSSTGTGINANHKLIPFLNDMLAIDRELKTDEKYLNNAFTPPHATLNTVIHGGEQASNITTPESGATLNMRPMPGQDFAPLLDKIRTLAKEREVHVDIYDGLAPLHTPVESRIVQEALSVANKSEPKTVAYGTDGMIFGKTMELVVLGPGNIQQAHTIDEWIEIEQLHQAVDTFSEMVRRFCS; this comes from the coding sequence ATGGACCCTGTACAACTCACGCGTGAATTTGTATCCTTCAACTCAACCAGCTATTTGAGCAACGTAGATTGCTCAAATGCCATGGCAGAAAGAATGAGCGAGGCTGGCCTCACTGTCGAACGCATTCCCTACACAGACCCCAACGGCGTTCCCAAACTAAACCTCGTCGGCAAGAAGGGTAATGGCACCGGTGGCCTCGCCATGATGGGACACAACGACGTCGTGCCCGCCGAAGGATGGGCCTGGGACCCCTTTGAAGTCATCGAAAAGGGATCCCGAATCTACGGACGCGGCGTAGCCGACATGAAAGGTTCGGTCGCCTGCATGATCGCCACGGCAAGCCATTTCTCCATCGACGAACTCAAACACCCCATCTACGTAGTCGTCACTGGAGATGAAGAAATCAACTGCGGAGGTGCCGATGTCGTCGCCCAAAAATCCGAAGTATTAAAAGAATCCAACGTGCGCTACGGCATTATTGGCGAACCGACCCTGCTCGACGTGGTACACGCCCACAAAGGCTCGGTCAAAATCAGCGTCACAGCCACGGGAAAAGCCACGCACAGCAGCACGGGAACAGGCATCAACGCCAATCACAAACTCATCCCCTTCCTCAACGACATGCTCGCCATAGACCGCGAACTCAAAACCGACGAAAAATACCTCAACAATGCCTTTACACCCCCACACGCCACCCTCAACACCGTCATACACGGGGGTGAACAAGCATCGAACATCACCACGCCAGAAAGCGGGGCAACCCTCAACATGCGCCCCATGCCTGGGCAAGACTTCGCGCCCCTGCTCGACAAAATCAGGACACTGGCCAAAGAACGCGAAGTCCACGTCGATATCTACGACGGACTCGCTCCACTCCATACCCCCGTAGAATCTCGCATCGTGCAAGAAGCCCTCTCCGTTGCAAACAAGAGCGAACCCAAAACCGTAGCTTATGGCACCGATGGCATGATCTTTGGCAAAACCATGGAACTCGTCGTACTCGGTCCCGGCAATATCCAACAGGCACACACCATTGACGAATGGATCGAAATCGAACAACTCCACCAAGCTGTGGATACCTTCTCGGAAATGGTGCGGCGATTTTGTAGTTAA
- the ggt gene encoding gamma-glutamyltransferase, translating to MAFSAHGVTHRPTVTGTRGMVACAHPQAALSGARMLLEGGNAFDAAVAVAAALNVVEPYMSGIAGVGYAIVYDAKNGHRRVLDYCGRTPYQARAELFDSPADKDAGPRSCLTPGACGGWLELLERYGRMTPAQVFAPAIDLAENGYAVTVRNSQSMSSGGRLNDRGERVILSRGRGPLPGEILIQKDLAQTFRRVAEGGAEAFYRGDLAREMAEYIQGEGGWLSARDLADFEPEWVDPIATTYRGYEVFCPSPPSAGFQILETLNMLEGYDLAEMEHHSEQALHLFIEAVKLGNSDRIEYAAAPQAPIEGLLAKGYAEERRKLIGNRAGVHRGEWYPATKLPGEIEPGDPKAWLNECTTHFDVVDGDGNAVAITQSLGSGFGSGVMMGDTGMFLNNFIRWGDLVPNSPNCIAPHKKVDMCLSPMLVFRDGALFSALGTPGSWGIQQTSVQFLTNVLDYGMNIQAAIEAPRFRIESAGTNVSIERRVPKSIRRALKARGHDVKVLPDYSAVCGGAQGIVVDAESGALMGGADPRRDGYAIGV from the coding sequence ATGGCTTTTTCAGCACATGGAGTGACACACAGACCAACGGTTACGGGCACGCGCGGTATGGTGGCGTGCGCGCATCCGCAGGCCGCGCTATCTGGCGCGCGGATGTTGCTTGAAGGGGGCAATGCGTTTGATGCTGCGGTGGCGGTTGCTGCCGCGCTCAATGTTGTGGAGCCTTATATGTCTGGTATTGCGGGGGTGGGGTATGCGATTGTATATGATGCGAAAAACGGCCACAGGCGCGTCCTGGATTATTGTGGACGAACGCCGTATCAAGCGCGTGCCGAGTTGTTTGATAGCCCAGCGGATAAAGATGCTGGGCCGCGTTCGTGTTTGACGCCGGGTGCTTGTGGCGGCTGGTTGGAATTGTTGGAGCGCTATGGGAGGATGACGCCAGCACAAGTATTTGCGCCTGCGATTGATCTGGCGGAGAACGGGTATGCTGTGACGGTGAGAAATAGCCAATCGATGAGTAGCGGGGGGCGGTTGAACGACAGGGGAGAACGGGTTATTCTGTCGCGTGGACGCGGACCTCTGCCGGGAGAGATTTTAATTCAAAAGGATTTGGCGCAGACGTTTCGGCGAGTTGCTGAAGGTGGAGCGGAGGCTTTTTATCGCGGTGACCTCGCGCGCGAAATGGCGGAATATATTCAGGGAGAAGGGGGCTGGTTATCCGCGCGCGATCTGGCGGATTTTGAACCCGAATGGGTTGATCCGATAGCGACGACTTATCGGGGTTATGAGGTGTTTTGTCCGTCGCCACCGAGTGCGGGATTTCAGATTCTCGAGACGCTCAATATGCTGGAAGGATACGATCTGGCGGAGATGGAACACCATTCGGAGCAGGCATTGCATCTGTTTATCGAAGCCGTGAAGTTGGGCAATTCGGATCGGATCGAATACGCGGCAGCCCCACAGGCTCCGATTGAGGGATTGCTGGCGAAGGGCTATGCGGAAGAACGCCGAAAGCTGATTGGAAATCGCGCAGGCGTGCACCGGGGCGAGTGGTATCCGGCGACGAAATTGCCGGGCGAGATTGAACCGGGCGATCCAAAGGCCTGGCTGAATGAATGCACGACGCATTTCGATGTGGTCGATGGCGATGGCAATGCCGTGGCTATAACTCAGAGTTTGGGGTCGGGTTTTGGGTCGGGGGTGATGATGGGCGATACGGGCATGTTTTTAAACAATTTTATTCGATGGGGCGATCTGGTGCCCAATAGCCCAAATTGTATTGCGCCTCACAAAAAAGTGGATATGTGTTTGTCGCCGATGCTGGTGTTTCGAGATGGCGCGCTTTTTTCTGCGCTGGGTACGCCGGGAAGCTGGGGGATTCAACAGACATCGGTGCAATTTTTGACCAATGTGCTGGATTACGGCATGAATATACAGGCGGCGATTGAAGCACCTCGGTTCCGCATTGAGAGTGCGGGTACTAATGTGTCTATTGAAAGGCGAGTGCCAAAGTCTATTCGGCGCGCGCTGAAAGCGCGTGGACACGATGTGAAGGTGTTGCCCGATTATTCCGCCGTTTGCGGTGGGGCGCAGGGTATTGTGGTGGATGCTGAATCGGGTGCGCTGATGGGCGGTGCAGATCCGAGGCGCGATGGGTATGCGATAGGGGTTTAG
- a CDS encoding ROK family protein, with the protein MGESDTRCFVGLDVGGTSVKSILVDTSGNLLGDMVEVPSRVKEGYEATFAQLEEALLLLTDRAGRRQSDIAGIGLDVPAPSSNGVIRVQANLGADWVGTNIRDEFSARAGVPVYMTNDGNAAAAGEYAARPDCDTGLLLVAPGTGLGGGLVLPGGQIYEGANGLALEVGHASVPFREVDGALPACSCGLTGCTEAWVSLMALRRRLEIELARDKWKDHALNASDASIEEKAYQLRDYAENDDPLAVSLFKEQAFILGYAIANWVRLFDPGLVVIGGGLSEASFRDRYMTWVIEGFEDGSWPIYLENPFDAQAVSTQFEWARGGDSAAALGMAFVASEVFG; encoded by the coding sequence ATGGGAGAGAGCGATACGCGCTGTTTTGTGGGTTTGGACGTCGGTGGGACGAGTGTGAAGTCCATTCTCGTCGATACTTCAGGCAATTTATTGGGCGATATGGTGGAGGTGCCCAGTCGCGTCAAAGAAGGGTATGAGGCGACGTTTGCACAGCTTGAGGAAGCGCTGTTGTTATTGACGGATCGCGCTGGAAGGCGTCAATCGGATATCGCGGGTATTGGTCTGGATGTGCCTGCGCCGAGTAGCAATGGCGTGATTCGGGTGCAGGCCAATCTGGGGGCGGATTGGGTGGGGACGAATATTCGCGACGAGTTTTCTGCGCGTGCGGGTGTGCCCGTGTATATGACGAATGATGGCAATGCCGCGGCGGCGGGTGAATACGCTGCGCGTCCGGATTGCGACACGGGTCTTTTGCTTGTCGCACCGGGAACGGGTTTGGGCGGTGGATTGGTTTTACCCGGTGGGCAGATTTACGAGGGGGCAAATGGTCTCGCGCTGGAAGTAGGGCATGCTTCGGTTCCGTTTCGGGAGGTGGATGGAGCGTTGCCAGCTTGTTCGTGTGGTTTGACGGGATGTACGGAGGCCTGGGTGTCGCTTATGGCATTGCGACGCAGGCTTGAGATTGAATTGGCGAGGGATAAATGGAAGGATCACGCACTGAATGCTTCTGATGCGTCAATTGAGGAAAAAGCGTATCAACTCCGCGATTACGCGGAAAATGACGATCCGCTCGCGGTGTCGCTTTTTAAGGAGCAGGCATTTATTCTGGGTTATGCGATAGCCAATTGGGTGCGGTTATTCGACCCCGGGCTTGTGGTGATCGGCGGAGGGCTTTCAGAAGCGTCTTTTCGCGATCGGTATATGACGTGGGTGATTGAGGGATTTGAGGATGGGTCGTGGCCGATCTACCTCGAAAATCCCTTTGATGCTCAGGCTGTTTCAACGCAGTTTGAATGGGCACGCGGTGGCGATTCTGCCGCTGCACTGGGTATGGCTTTTGTCGCGAGTGAGGTGTTTGGATAG
- a CDS encoding outer membrane beta-barrel protein has translation MKHLLYTLAIALLLGSSASAQTGRTDGTEESEFGKGGYPFGGSSHRVYLNTAFGSGFFDLTDVNKTRTGFLYGVELGVEMDQWLGIQAGYNYLSDRDMSIFSLGSRFAYAFDPFVYHVSLNAGLYAPNEGSRNFGLAPGAGIDIVLHKRVRIGLDYKHDFIFTDNRTTDMDRVYAGLKFFF, from the coding sequence ATGAAACACCTGTTATACACACTCGCAATCGCTCTGCTTTTGGGGAGCAGTGCCAGCGCGCAAACTGGCCGCACGGATGGGACAGAAGAAAGCGAATTTGGCAAAGGGGGATACCCTTTTGGCGGCTCGAGCCATCGCGTCTATCTCAACACCGCCTTTGGCTCTGGCTTTTTTGACCTGACGGACGTCAACAAAACGCGCACGGGATTTCTCTATGGGGTTGAACTCGGCGTCGAAATGGACCAGTGGCTCGGCATCCAGGCGGGCTATAATTATCTTTCCGACCGCGACATGTCCATCTTTAGCCTCGGCTCGCGTTTTGCCTACGCCTTTGACCCTTTTGTGTATCACGTCTCGCTCAACGCCGGACTATACGCGCCCAATGAAGGCAGCCGCAACTTTGGTCTGGCACCTGGCGCAGGCATAGACATTGTCCTCCACAAAAGGGTGCGTATCGGACTCGACTACAAACACGACTTTATCTTTACCGACAACCGCACCACCGACATGGACCGGGTCTATGCGGGTCTCAAATTCTTCTTTTAA
- the lpoB gene encoding penicillin-binding protein activator LpoB — translation MKFITWTAIALIGTTTGCAGPRAFTKGTYEDPKTIALLDDRFNENDMQLIAKKVVNSILEAPLNRPEPAIMLGKMRNRTTEHIDMVALSDKIKTALIQSGKVRFVDVTNRKDIATEYEYQQSGYVDPAQAKAPGKQTGSDLILTGTLSANVQEVGKDKLIYYKATFQLTDLVSSEIIWTDEKEIRKAYKKRSIGL, via the coding sequence ATGAAATTCATCACCTGGACAGCAATCGCCCTGATCGGTACCACAACCGGATGCGCTGGCCCCAGAGCCTTTACAAAAGGGACCTATGAAGATCCCAAAACCATTGCCCTGCTCGACGACCGCTTTAACGAAAACGACATGCAACTCATCGCAAAAAAAGTCGTCAACTCAATCCTCGAAGCGCCATTGAACAGACCTGAACCCGCCATCATGCTCGGCAAAATGCGCAATCGCACCACCGAACACATCGACATGGTGGCCCTCTCCGACAAAATCAAAACCGCATTGATCCAGAGCGGCAAAGTGCGCTTTGTCGATGTCACCAACCGCAAAGACATCGCCACAGAATACGAATACCAACAATCGGGCTACGTCGATCCCGCCCAGGCCAAAGCACCGGGCAAACAGACCGGATCGGACCTGATCCTCACGGGTACACTCAGCGCGAACGTGCAGGAAGTGGGCAAAGATAAACTCATCTACTACAAAGCCACCTTCCAACTGACGGACCTGGTCTCATCAGAAATTATATGGACCGACGAAAAAGAAATCCGCAAAGCCTACAAAAAGCGCAGCATAGGATTGTAA
- a CDS encoding glycosyltransferase family 39 protein yields MSDFIAPIKANFKHAIVKHYFTSIIILVIFFAFILRYFQLNIGLPYLYFWDEPLTASNALQMIKTGDYNPHFFKYGSLMIYFNLLVDQLYRIYLSLTGDLATNIRIAADTGWHWTISHPNFYFWNRFLTATMGTATVFITYLISRTTCNRWTGIISALFLSVLPIHIVHSGFVTMDAPVALFVSLVALFSILFIHHKKPIYFILSLIGVGFATAIKYNSGLVILLPIASLIWMSYRDEIPRQKFYWLAIPCLPAVTFLFIMPYAILDFPNFIKDVLHQINYYKTTGHPGATISPGWDYFAFQIREFYYNIGLTGTILFAIGLAGIISRPALLLILLFPVSYLLFMTGMTVSFHRNFIQVYPFIAIFAGIAFYNLHSALTRFYPKLKKPIPIVCLAAALVLLPRAYDAYQTGIVLHNTRDTRSAVIDTLNAMEDVQKVVFARELRIHEQDLDRLKCNYSIQPIEIMSAEQNRDHTHYVLPAEISQIYTYYQEEIQTKQEIIDKIHSEHIVQYIDNNYIGQNIGKDYIKQNAATMLDVFSTSPSLIITNQIPHEPLHPGTIAFDTCKLSPTGVQINIRNTATLRDGVITTPSYDLKRGKYLFTFQANKPAIPERSQSFVFGEYETKVTVKRLNASRKHASIRVSIFADQALLTQQIFILTKNLAQMDAFFSLKKNQRVSVQIENLHPVETTVKQLKILAL; encoded by the coding sequence ATGAGTGATTTTATCGCGCCTATTAAAGCCAATTTTAAACATGCGATAGTAAAGCACTATTTCACATCTATCATCATCCTGGTCATCTTCTTTGCATTTATCCTTCGATATTTCCAATTAAACATCGGTTTGCCCTATTTGTATTTCTGGGATGAACCACTCACGGCCAGCAACGCGCTTCAGATGATAAAAACGGGGGATTACAACCCCCATTTTTTTAAGTACGGTTCTCTGATGATTTATTTTAATCTGTTAGTTGATCAGTTGTACCGTATTTATCTATCACTCACAGGCGATTTGGCAACAAATATACGCATTGCAGCCGACACTGGCTGGCACTGGACGATATCTCATCCGAACTTTTATTTTTGGAACCGTTTTTTAACCGCCACAATGGGCACCGCAACAGTATTTATCACCTATTTAATCAGCAGGACGACATGCAACAGATGGACGGGCATCATATCGGCCCTTTTTTTATCCGTTCTCCCGATCCACATAGTTCATTCGGGCTTTGTAACAATGGACGCGCCAGTCGCCCTGTTTGTCTCGCTTGTCGCCCTATTCTCCATTTTGTTTATCCACCACAAAAAACCCATCTATTTCATATTGAGTTTAATAGGCGTCGGGTTTGCCACAGCGATAAAATACAATTCGGGCCTGGTAATACTGCTCCCCATCGCATCGCTCATTTGGATGTCTTATCGGGATGAAATCCCGCGCCAAAAATTTTATTGGCTCGCGATCCCATGCCTGCCAGCAGTGACTTTTCTTTTCATTATGCCCTACGCAATTCTCGACTTCCCAAATTTTATTAAGGATGTCTTACACCAGATTAATTACTACAAAACCACGGGACATCCCGGCGCAACAATCAGCCCTGGATGGGATTATTTTGCATTTCAGATACGAGAATTTTACTACAACATTGGACTAACGGGCACCATCCTGTTCGCAATCGGTCTGGCAGGAATAATTTCTCGCCCCGCATTGCTCCTGATCTTATTATTCCCTGTGAGCTATCTTTTATTTATGACCGGCATGACCGTCAGCTTTCACAGAAATTTTATACAGGTGTACCCATTTATCGCCATCTTTGCAGGTATTGCGTTTTACAATCTTCATTCAGCATTGACGCGCTTTTATCCAAAGCTCAAAAAGCCAATTCCGATTGTATGCCTCGCAGCCGCGCTCGTTTTACTGCCACGAGCTTATGACGCTTATCAAACGGGCATAGTATTACACAACACCAGAGATACCAGAAGCGCGGTCATAGATACGCTCAACGCGATGGAAGATGTGCAAAAAGTCGTCTTTGCCAGAGAACTGCGAATTCATGAACAAGACCTCGACAGATTAAAATGCAACTATTCAATACAACCCATAGAAATAATGAGCGCGGAACAAAATCGAGACCACACACACTATGTCTTGCCAGCCGAAATATCTCAGATTTATACCTATTACCAGGAAGAAATACAGACCAAACAAGAAATCATCGACAAAATCCACAGCGAGCATATTGTGCAATACATCGACAACAATTACATCGGACAAAATATTGGCAAAGATTACATCAAACAAAATGCCGCAACCATGCTCGATGTATTTTCTACGAGTCCCTCGCTGATCATCACAAATCAAATACCGCACGAACCGTTGCACCCCGGCACTATTGCATTTGATACCTGCAAACTATCTCCCACAGGCGTGCAAATAAACATTCGCAACACCGCAACACTCCGCGATGGCGTAATAACAACCCCGTCTTACGACCTGAAACGCGGGAAATACCTGTTCACATTTCAAGCAAATAAGCCTGCGATACCAGAACGCTCCCAAAGCTTTGTTTTTGGAGAATACGAAACAAAAGTCACCGTAAAACGCCTGAACGCATCCCGCAAACATGCGAGCATCCGGGTCTCAATCTTTGCGGACCAGGCGCTCTTAACACAGCAAATATTCATCTTGACAAAGAACCTCGCTCAAATGGACGCCTTTTTTTCGCTCAAAAAAAACCAGCGCGTTTCAGTTCAAATAGAAAATCTCCATCCTGTGGAAACAACGGTTAAGCAACTGAAAATTTTGGCTTTGTAA